GGCGGCGGACCCGCCGGGCTGGCCACCGCCCTGTACGCCGTCCGGGCCGGGCTGCGGCCGGTGGTGCTGGAGCCGCGTGCCGCACCGGCGGACAAGGCCTGCGGCGAGGGGTTGATGCCCGGCGCGGTGCGGGCGTTGACCGCGCTCGACGTGGCGGTGCCCGGACTGCCGATCGAGGGCGTGCACTACGTCCAGGGTGCCCATCGGGTGCGGGCGGCCTTCCGCGCCGGTCCCGGCCGCGGGGTGCGCCGGACCGTGCTCCATGCGGCGCTGCACGAGGCGGTGCTGGCCGCGGGCGTGCCCATCGTGTCCGCCCGAGTCGACGAGGTGCGGGCGGACGCGACGGGGGTGACCGTGCTCGGCCCGGATCTGCGCGGCCGCTGGCTGGCGGCCGCCGACGGGCTGCACTCGCCGACGGCCCGCGCCTTCGGTCTCCGAATCGAGGATCCGAGGCCGGCCCGGTACGGCCTGCGCAGACACTTCGCCGTCGCTCCAGGCTCGCCGGCCGTGGAAGTGCACTATGGAACGTTCGGCGAGGCCTATCTGACTCCGCTGGGCCCCGACCTGACCGG
This genomic stretch from Actinoalloteichus hoggarensis harbors:
- a CDS encoding NAD(P)/FAD-dependent oxidoreductase — encoded protein: MRLDHDLLIAGGGPAGLATALYAVRAGLRPVVLEPRAAPADKACGEGLMPGAVRALTALDVAVPGLPIEGVHYVQGAHRVRAAFRAGPGRGVRRTVLHAALHEAVLAAGVPIVSARVDEVRADATGVTVLGPDLRGRWLAAADGLHSPTARAFGLRIEDPRPARYGLRRHFAVAPGSPAVEVHYGTFGEAYLTPLGPDLTGVALLTSRRASFDEQLGGYPALAERFPSQLAVTAVRGAGPLRQRMRRRVAAGGRVLFVGDAAGYVDALTGEGIALALAGAAALVDSLRRGRPQDYERSWSRATRRHRLLTECLVAARRNPLTASRIVPAATRLPVVFGAVVNALA